CGAAGTTATCCGAACTCTTCGCCTTGGCGACGGTGTAAGAAGCCAGGATGCCCTCGGCGACGAGCTGGTCGAGGTGCGGCCCCAGCTGCTCCCCAATGATCTTCGACCGGTGCCGCAGCACGGTGAGCCCGCCGAGCCATTCGAGGCACATGTCGTCGTAGCGCTTTTGGAACTCCAGCTTCGTCCGGTTGCGGCCGTCATAGAGGTTGGCGAAGTGGAAGAAGGCGCGCATGTAGAGCGCTTGGCCGATGGTGCCCAGCCGGGTCATGAGACTGTGATTGAGACAGGTGAAATGCTCGTCCTCAAGTGATGCGATGATCGGCCGTGCCAGTGTGATCGTGCATGCTTCGATTGGGTCGCTCAAGAACTCGCGTCGTTCGATGAGAATCTCCGGGAAGATGTTGAACGAGTGTTCGATGTAGCGCCCGGCCTTGTTGCGGAAGAAGGCCGCGATGAACGTGTGATGGATTTCGTAAAGCGCGCGCGAAAGCTGCTCGCTGTCCTTGCCGCCCCATTCCTTGCGGCCGATGAGCCGGCCGATCTCGCGGCGGGTGAATGAGATATCCTGTTGCACGGGTCGGCCGTAGTCGGAGTGCTTCTTGATCAGTGCGACGAAAACCTTGTGTGCCAGGGGGCCGGGCTGCCCGAGCTTCGAGTCCGGCCGGATGGTGATGCGCTTCTCCTCCACTCCCCGGTTCAGCTCGATGATGTCTGCGTTCTTCGCCGCTCGTTTTGCGTCGTGGCAGAAAAGCGCGCCGGACACGCGCAGCAAGGTGTTCTCCATGAACAGCTTGTCAGCCGACTGCGCCCGTGCCTTCTCCCCGGCTTGTGCCGCGTCCATATGGGAGCAGTATATCTTCCCACACGCGCGACCAGTCGCGACACGTCGCGATACTGTGGAGAACCCCTACTGCTGCGGGCGATCCTGGAAGTGCGACGATGCTTGATGCGGGTCTGCTGAACCGAGCATCGGCGCGAACAGTCGTTGCAACCCGCCGATCAACACGTTGGTCTCGCGGCTGCGCTCGGTCAGCTCCTTGATCTGCTCATCCTTGGTCGCGACCTGACCGCGCAAGAAGTCCACCTCGCCTTCGAGACGGGCGACATAGCGCGACTCTGCATCGCTTGTCGCGACCTGTCGCGGCTCGTCGCTTGTTGTCGTGGCCGGTGTCGCTGGTTGTCGCGTTGCTGCTGCTTGTTGTTCATCGGCCGTGACGCCGCCTGCCGCGACATGTCGCGGATCGTCGCTGGTTGTCGTGGCCGCTTGTCGCTGGTTGTCGTGGCTCGGATGGCTCGTATTATCGATCGCGAAAGGTCGCGACATGTCGCGGCTTGTCGCGTCATTGATTTCCTGAATATAGGCGATGTGTTTGTCGACCGACGCCGGCGTGATGAGATACTTCACGCCGAACGGGGTCTCCATCAACCGCGCGTCGAGATGGCCTTGTGCGGCATACCGCTGCACGCTCCGGGGCGTCCGGGGGAGCCCGGCGCGCGCGTACCGCTCCAGGGCCTCGTCGATGGTGAGCGTAAAGTCGCTGTCGAGGCTTGTCGCGACTTGTCGCGGCTGGTCGTCCATGGCTGCATCATACCTCGGCTCGTTCTATGCCTCGCGGGGTTATCCCCACCGGGAGTACAGGCGAGAGGGGGTGAACCAAGAGAGGGCGGACTCGGAGTCGAAATCCGTTACGGCGGCTTTTGATCCCAGGCGGACCTTTTCGCGCGATCTCGGCCAGCAACATCCCACCAATTGTCGGTAGAACCAGCGCTCGTCGGCGAATGGAGCCCCGCGTGCGAGTGGGGCGCGAACAGTAGTGCCGGCCGCGCGCGCCGCGATTCTTTTCCAGAGCGTGGGCGAAACGTCCTATGCCTTCACCGCCCTCGCCAAGCAGAACGCGCGGCGGGGGTTATGGGTTTACGCACCTGCGCAATGCGCTGAAGGTGGCCGTCCTCAACCTGCATCTCGGATGTTTTTGTAGTCACGGCGTCAGGCAATCTGCTGAAATAAATGGTGCCCGGTTCTTGACGCTCGCCGGCAATCCCGGCCCTTGGATTGCTTCGCCTTTTCGCTCGGCCTCTACAAGCTGACGATTGAGCGCAAGGAGGAAGGCGAGCGGATCGATCGTCTTCCCCATGCCGTAGGCATTGCGAACGGCCTGGTCCAGAGCCGCGTGCGCGTCCTTGAGGGGATTGGCTCCGGGCAATTCCAGGGTCCGGTATATCTCGCGCAGGGACTGCTTGCGCTTTGCGCGCATGTCGTTGCGGCACTTGCGTAATTCGCGTGATGCCTTTGCGACTTCCTCTATTGCTTTCGTGGTCGGCTTCTGAGGCCAAGGGAATGTGTCGAACACAGTGTTTGAGGTGTAACGAGGATCAGCCTTCATTGTTGAACATCGCTCGATAAACCACGCCCAATGGACGTTGCTTTGAAGAAGCCCGAACGAATAATCATCGTCATAGGCAAAGACTTGAAGAGAGTCGTTGGGGCTGATTTCCGTTGAAATGAATTCGAAAATCGGCCTCTTAGTGACGCGAACACATGCAATGTAGCGGTTCAAGCCTGACAACACAGCGAGCATGTCGCTGCGGCCGTACGAAAGCAGCCACCAGTGCTTCAAAAAATTTGCGTGGTGTTTGTTGACTTTAGCACCCGGCACAGCCGCTCGGATTTGTTTATTCCGTGCGGTCTCCTCATCCGCTGCCTTCTGACGATCAGGCAGGACCATCTTTTGAACGCGCGTAAGCAGTAGCTTGAAATGCTGGGCTTCAGGGAGACTCAGTTCCCGAAAGTCGATGACAAAGCGGCTTGGCTTAGGAGGTATTCCGCCAAGGAGATCGTCACCGATCAGGAAAGGGAAAAGCACTTGTTCGTAATCCGGATGGAGTTTTAGTAGGGCTTCGGCTTCTTTTGGCTGAAGCAAAAAGCCCTCGTGACCATGTGTTTGTCCTTGGTAGCAGCCCTTCTGCGCATTAGCGGAAATCCGCTTTGCAGTGGTCACATCTGTTGCGAATGATAGAGACGCTCCGATCTTATCGAAATCGGCGTGTCGCCAGCCTGATTGCTGGTCGTTGCCTTCCTGAATATAGAGGCGTTTCTTGCCTAGCTGCTTTCCCTTCACCCAATTGACAATGGAGACATGCACTACGGCATCGCCGGGCCAGATCATGCTTGAAACGGCCTCTGTGATTGTCCCTCCGTTCTGGGTGATGTAATCTAAGCCTGCCTCGCGGGTGTAATTCTGACGGATCGTGTTGGTGCCGACGAGGCCAGCTCGTTGCCCTTCTGCAAGCTGGTCATGCGTCTTACGGAACCAATAGACGCAATAATCTGATCGGCCGTCGATCTGGGGATAATGCTGCCGAAGCTTTTGCAGATACCCCGGCTCCATTTCCTTCTGGGCCTTGTTCTTGCTCTGGTACGGGGGATTTCCAATGACGGCGTTGACCTTTGGCCACTTGGCGAAAAGGGCGTCCTCGCAACGGATGTTCTCGTCGAGATTGTCGAGCGGTAACGCCTCGTCCCTATGAAAGGCGAGTTCGCCAGTGCCCTTGGTGAACTCGCCGGCGTCGTCTTCTGCGAGCGCGTCTATGGCCTCGTCGAGAGCGAGCTTTTTGGCAATCATCAGCGATACCTTGGCGAGTTCCACGCCGAACGAGTCGAGGTCAATCCCGTGGAATTGCAACGGACGGATGGCGACGAGTTGCTTTGACTGGTTCTGGAACTCTTTGTGGCTGACGAGCGCTTTAAGGCGCAAAAGGATGAGCTGGTCGAGGCGCGCAAGCTCACGGAACGCGACATATAGGAAGTTGCCGCTGCCGCAGGCGGCGTCGAGGACCTGGAACTCCGCAAGCTCGCGGCGCAACGTAGTGAGCTGCTTCATGGTCGTGGCGGCGTCGATGCGCTCTCGCCAAGGCTTGACGATCGTGGGACCGACAATCCTCTGGATATCGGCTTCCGACGTAAAGTGCGCGCCGTATGCATGGCGCTCGGCGGCGTCCATGCTTTGTTGGAACAAGGTGCCGAAGATCGCCGGATTTACCTTGGACCAGTCCTTGAGGGCGGCTCCCTGATCGCCTTTGGCTTCGTTACCGATTAGATCAAGCTCGAACTCGGTGAGTTCGATGGGATTGATTTGCGAGAAAAGCCCACCGTTGAAATAGCGGACACCGACGAACCGCCCCCCTTTGGCGAAGTTCGGATCGTTCATCTGGTGGAATAGGCCTCCGAAGAGGTCGTAGGAGCTTTGCTTGTTTTGAAGGCAATCATCCACGATGCCTTTAATCATCCCCGCCGGCAAAAGGTCGATATCCTCGGCAAACATAGCGACCACGGTTTGAAGGACGAAGCGCTGCGCCTGCTCCCGAGGGACGGGGTGCTTCAGGCGGCGGGTGAGCCGCTTGAAAAGCTCCGCCATTTTATCGGCCGCCTGGCGCGATACCTCGTCGCGGTCGTTGTTGAACTGTGGCTTGCGTTCAACGGGGAACAGGAAATTGAAGGCTGTGTATCGCTTGGGAAGTTCCTTGAGATTAACGCGATCAACCGGCTCATCGAGCTGACGGTCAAAATCATAAATCCAAAACTCATTGAAATTGCATAGCACGACATAACGTGGGCGATTGGGAACCGCGTTGACCCAATAGTCGAAAGCCTGTCGTACATGTAATTGCAGCTTTTCACCGCCCCGCTTCATCTCAATGAGAAGGCGAGGCTTCCAAATCAGGTCGGCGAAACTGGTGCCTTTGCTCGATGTTTTCTTGATGCGATATTCGAGCGTAGCGCCGGCTTCCTTGTATCCTTCGTGACCGAAGGCCCTGAAAAGTCGGTCACAGAAGACCTGCGCTTCTCCTTTTTCGTCACCGTCCAAAGTGCTGGCATAGGCAACAAAACTATTCAGATCGTCTACGATTTTTGACATTCATCAGTTCCAAAGGGGATTTCACCTGCCCACGCTCCTGGAGCATGTTCCGGACCCGCACCCATCATCGGTAGACGGGCTCTGCGAGCTGAACGCTGGTTTCGGGATCGACAGGCGGGAACCCGCAATACTTGCGGGTCCATGCACTGACCGGAAGCGCAGACACTCGGTAAGCACGTCTCCGATTAAGGACTAATCCTCTCCTTATGTTGTCAATCTCAGGCGATTCCGTAAGCACTTCTTCGGGGCTATCAACATTTTTTTGTAAACAGCCCGAAGAGCACCAGAAGATCGCATAAGGCCCTTTATGGAACCTCGCGCCAAGGTCCGGAACTGGCGCGTACCTGACACGATCCGCCGTGATGCGTACAATGAGTGCTTTGCGAGCCAGCTATGACATGTCGCGACAAGCGGCACAACGTCGCGGCTTGTCGCGACGTGTCGCGTTGAGACACGGCTCGCCGGGGCGACACAGCGCTGGGATTACTGTTCGGTGCGAAAGGCCCGCGCCAAATCCCGCGCTGCGGTTCGGAAGGCGTCGCGCAGGCGCCACCACAAGAGTCGGAATGGCGCCTGGGCATGCATGCGGCGGAAGTATTCTTCCTGCTCCTTGGCGAAGCGTTCGCGATCGCCACGCGTGCGCGCCATGAACTCGTCGAAGGTCTCCTCGTGCGGCGGGGGTGGGGGACGACGACCCGACGGGCCTGCCGATCGGCGCTCGCCGCCAGCAGTTCGCGTGCGCGGCGATTCCGCCTGGCCGCAACGAGCCTCTACATATTCAAGCGCCGCCGCCAGCTGAATGAACGCCTCGTGCGATCCTGTCTCTTTGTTGTCGGGATGCAGCTTCAGTGCGCGGCGCCGGTAGGCGGACCTGATTTCAGCCGCGGTCGCCGACCTCGGGACGCCGAGAATTGCATAGGGGTCGGTGCTCGACATGCCGCCGAACGCGCGTTAGTTGCCGCGCACGGTGAGGCGCGCGTCGGTCTGGAGCGGCACCGCGAGAAAACTATTCTCGTTCGCGACCATAACGGTGATCGTGACGGGCACGGTCGTCATGCCGGCAACATCGCCCGGCTTGCACGCCCACTTCTCCATGATGATGGCGCCGGAGACACGGCCCTTGTCGGGCACGAAGCGCATGACGCGATCTCGATAGGACTTGTTGCGTTGTAATTGGATCGCGAGCGCGTCATCGAACAGCTCGATGCCCGTGCCGCTCTCGACTCCCGAACACGGGCCGATCGAAATGCCGGTGCGCTTGACCGCGATGCTAAGCGGCATGCCCGAGTCGTTTTCAATCGTGTAGGCGATGCGAGCGGGAAGCGGCTCCGGGTCGCCCATAGGCGTGCCTTGCACGTACAGCGTCTGGCTCTGTACGAGCACGCTGTTGACGGTGAGCTTCAGAGCATCGGCCTTGAATCGGTTGATGAAACTGTCGGGCGTGATGTCGTCGGCGAATACGATTGACGGGATGAGCGCGAGTGCGATGGCAATGATTCGCATGAGACCCCCCAAGCCGGTGGGGGATCGGCGGGATTCGCGCATCACTCCTTCGGGCTTCGTCATGTATTCTAGGCTACCTCCTTCGCCCGGAGCAAGATGCGCTTGGGGAGCGTACGGCGGGTCGCCTCACTTCATAGCGAGTCACGATGCGCTGCTTGCTCGCATGCGACAAGCCGCATACTGTTGTGGCGGGATAGCAGCCCTGCCGGGGGAAGCGCCGAGTAGAATTTTTTCCTGTGGGGTTGCGATCGTATCATCACATTGGCAGCAATCGCATGTCCCATCATCCAACACGAACGGCTCTCTGGGCGGCAATCGCAACCTCGATCTGCATGATCGTCTTGTACCCCACTAGGGGACTCGCCGAGGCGGCGGTCGCGTTCGGACAATTTGGCTTGGGAGAATGGTCATCGGGCTCGGCGCACAATCAACGATCCAGCGCAGAAGCGCAAAGTGCAGCGATGCAGAATTGCGGCGCGTGGGGCGCGAATTGTTCGATCGTCAAGACGTTCAACAACACCTGCGTCGCAGTGGCCGCTCAAGATGGCGACAACGACTATGCAGTCAAATTCAATCGCGATCTCGCTGCTGCGCGCCAAGCAGCCCTGTCGGCATGCGAGGCGAAAGGGCTTCCGTGCACGATCGCGGAAGCGTTTTGTGACAATGTGAGCGAAGCGGAAATCCAGGCGGCCGAACGCAAGAAGAGCGACGCTGAATATCAGGAATTCCTACGGCAGTGGCAGATGTGTTTCGCGACGACTGGCGCGGGGCAAGACCCCGCAAGCGAGATCGCTGCATGCGATCAAGCCAAGACCTTCGCGAATCTCCAGCCGAGTGATCGCAGTAAGCTGACGCAACAGCGTGCGAACTTAGTGGCGCTCCAGGAAAGTTTTCGTCAGAAGCTTGCGCGCGAGGAACAAGAGAGCCGGGAGCGCGCAGCGCGTGACCAGCAAGAACGGGCGTTGCAGGAACAGCGCGAGCACGAGCAACGTGAGGCACAATCGCGAGAGACAGCCCGCATCGTGGCGCAGCCCGACACTCGGAATGCCGGGAAAACTCCCCAGAACGGAGCGTTATCAGCGGTGCCGGCAGCCGCTGACGTGTTGCCCGAGTCCTTGAGAGGAATACCGATCTCGACGTGGGTTACGGGCAGCGTTGCTGGCGCCTTGGCCGTCTTCCTCGGCGCTACGCTTATGCGCCAGCGCAATCACGCCGCGGCCGGACACGCTCAACTACGGCCTCCTGCGTCGCCTCTACTCTTGGAATCTCCGCCAGTCCACATCGGGCCAACGCTCACTAGCGACGGCGCCAAGTCTCAGGGCGAGCGCCTGGGCGAGGCGGCGGCGACTGTCGGGGTGGAGGCCGATACGATCGCTTCGGCGGAACGGCCGCCGAAGCAGGCCGCCCCAAACGCTCCTCGCATCGAACCTCCGCACATCGTGCCTGCCAACGGAGCGGCTGGAGCGGGTAACTCGGCAGCGGCTGACTTGCAACCGATGGCCAAAGGGATGGGGATAGCCGCACTGTGCGTGGCGCTCGTCGCCATTCTGGTGCCCGTTTATGGCCCACTCCACTTATCTGCGCTGGCGATCGCGATCGCGACCGTTGGCGCGCTCGCAGGAGATCGCGTCTTCGCCGTCGCAGTGCCGGTCATTGCATTCGTCAATTTCTGGTTCTTGAGTCCGTCCGTCTCCATCATCATCCACGGCATGTCGAAGTCTGCTCAGGGCGCGGCGCCGCTGTATTTCGTGGCGGCGATTTTCTTCTTTGCGCCATTTGTCGCCATGTACTGCCATAGCTCTGGTTTTTTCCGACTCGGCACGAGGACTAAGGCGAAATGACTGTCGAAGCGACCATTCGGCCGGCGTCCGAAACCAACCTGCCTTTGCAAATAAGATTATCCAGGTAAGAAGAAACTGAGCGCCCGAAGGCGCTCAGATAAGGTCGATGCTCGGCACGTCCTTCTCGTCCATCAAGAGGGCGAGCACGTGGAGCGCGTCGACGGTGATGTCCCCGAGGAATGACACGACGTTGGTGACGCCATGCTCGTAGGCCTGCAACACTTGGAGCGGATCGCGCGCGACGTAGATCATGTCGCCCTGCTCGATCCGATGGCTGTTGAAGATTACGGTGTCCGGTCGGAAATCTTTGGGAAAGATGAGCACTGGCGTCTCGTCCTTCACCGTCCGGCCGCAATACGCCAACAACGCTCCCGCTCGGTCGTGGATGGGGATGGCCAGCCGGCCGCGCATCATGCCCTTCGGCGCAAAGCCCGCAGCGAAGTGCTCGCAGGTCTCCGCCGCCACCCCTAGAGCCTGCACCGCCTCGTGAGACGGTTGCAGATACTCCAGGGGCTTCAGCCCTTCCTTACCGGAGAGGGGCTGGGGGGAACTGTCCCGAGGAACCGTCGCTTCGGCCTTGGAACGTGAGCCGGTGATCCCCATGCGCTCGGCGATGAATTCTGCCGCCTCGCGCACAGAGCAATCCTTGACGCGCGCCACCAGGGAAATCATGTCGCCGCCCGTCCTGCACTTGCCAAAGCAATAATAAAGACCCTTGGCGGGTGTGACGACCAAAGCTCTGTCGCCACCCTCTTTGCAGATGGGGCAGACCCCGCGAAGTTGAGCCTGGTGCCGCTTTAGCGTAATGCCGATAAGCGGAAGAACCTGCTCGATGTTTACGCGTTCTTTGAGCTCGGAAAACGACAGTTGTGCTGTGGACATTGCGTCCTCCTCTTCTGTTCTACTGCTAGTATAGATGGCAGATGCGCAGACAGAGGAGGTTGTGCACATGTCGACACGCAAAACAGACGACCGCAAATCGAAGGGCTCTCGCCCCGTATACAATGCGCGAGCGAAGCAAACGCCCGATGGGGAATTCATGACCACCATCGGGGCCGCGTGGCCCTTCAATGAGGGCGATGGCTTGGTCGTGAAGCTGAACTTTCTGCCTCTCGACGGGCAATTCATTCTCGTCCCGCCGAAAGAGCGGGAGGATTAAGACAAGAGCCACACGCATTCGTGTGGCTCGGTCTATTGAAGATATAGTTAGCTTTGGATAGGCTCACGATGAGTAGGCACGGATGATAGTTTTCAATGAGTCACGGGCGGGAATCAGGTAATCTACAACAATGTTGATCGGCTTCAGGTTAGGGAATGTCGGCAGTCGGCGACCAGAGTGGGTGCGGGCATCTTGACGCGAGTGGCGTCAGGACTGAGGCGGACGTTGAGCTGAAAGTGCTCACGCCGCTTCTGTCAGGCGCAAATTATCTGGATATTCCAATCACCTCCATTAGAGCAAAGGAATATCTGCGGCCGACAGTGCTCGACAAATCTGGCGGTAGAACTGCAGGCTATTTCCCTGACTATTCAGTCTGGGCAAAGGCAATGCCTGTCATGATCGTCGAAGCGAAAAGCCCTGAGGTTGCTGCGGAAGAAGGTTACCGCGAGGCATCACTCTATGCGCGGCACCTCAATCAAAAATATCGAAGCGGGCTGAACCCATGCCATTTTATTGTATCGTGCAATGGTACACGGGTTTTAGCTGGCACATGGGACAGCGAACCAATTATTGATGTCGCAATCAGTGACCTTCAAATTGGTTCGAGTATCCTCGCACGCTTGAGAGAATTTTGTGGCAATAACGTTTTAGTAGAACATGCAGCAAAGTATGCGGCGGCGATGCGCCCGGTGCGCTCAACGCTCCCATACAATCGTGCCGGTGGGCAGGCACTCCTCAATTCCAAGAAGGCGTTTAACACATTTGCGGCTGAGCTCGCTCCGGTGCTTCGTCGGTACTTTACGTCGAGTTCGCAGAACGCTGATCGAGACATCTACGAACGCGGCTACGTCGCGACCGATGACATTACCACTTACGACCAGATACTCGAATCGTTGCTGAAGGACCGCATCGTGGCCCGAAGGGGGAACTTGATGCAGGACCTTGAGCCGTCCCGATCATCCGAACCACGACTTACGGCGGCAATCGATGAATTCAAATCGCAGATTGGAGAAGGACAACTGCAGCTCATTACGGGGGGTGTCGGCACGGGCAAGTCGCTTTTCATTCGACGGTATAAGGAACTCCTGCAGCCGAAGGAGTATATATCTTTCACGCACTGGGCGTTCATCGATTTTAATTCTGCTCCCGCTTCGCTAGATCATGCAGAAGAGTGGCTATGCGAAAAATTCGTCGAGAGCTTCCAGCGAGAAAACACAGAATTCGACGTTTACGCCGGAGAAAATTTGCCCCGAGTCTTCTCGCGGGACCTGCAGAAGCGCAGAGGAATCTATGATGAACTCCGGAAGGTGTCAGAGGATGACGCTC
This window of the Methylocystis hirsuta genome carries:
- a CDS encoding J domain-containing protein — protein: MSSTDPYAILGVPRSATAAEIRSAYRRRALKLHPDNKETGSHEAFIQLAAALEYVEARCGQAESPRTRTAGGERRSAGPSGRRPPPPPHEETFDEFMARTRGDRERFAKEQEEYFRRMHAQAPFRLLWWRLRDAFRTAARDLARAFRTEQ
- a CDS encoding CHC2 zinc finger domain-containing protein; protein product: MSTAQLSFSELKERVNIEQVLPLIGITLKRHQAQLRGVCPICKEGGDRALVVTPAKGLYYCFGKCRTGGDMISLVARVKDCSVREAAEFIAERMGITGSRSKAEATVPRDSSPQPLSGKEGLKPLEYLQPSHEAVQALGVAAETCEHFAAGFAPKGMMRGRLAIPIHDRAGALLAYCGRTVKDETPVLIFPKDFRPDTVIFNSHRIEQGDMIYVARDPLQVLQAYEHGVTNVVSFLGDITVDALHVLALLMDEKDVPSIDLI
- a CDS encoding trichohyalin-plectin-homology domain domain-containing protein; this encodes MSEAEIQAAERKKSDAEYQEFLRQWQMCFATTGAGQDPASEIAACDQAKTFANLQPSDRSKLTQQRANLVALQESFRQKLAREEQESRERAARDQQERALQEQREHEQREAQSRETARIVAQPDTRNAGKTPQNGALSAVPAAADVLPESLRGIPISTWVTGSVAGALAVFLGATLMRQRNHAAAGHAQLRPPASPLLLESPPVHIGPTLTSDGAKSQGERLGEAAATVGVEADTIASAERPPKQAAPNAPRIEPPHIVPANGAAGAGNSAAADLQPMAKGMGIAALCVALVAILVPVYGPLHLSALAIAIATVGALAGDRVFAVAVPVIAFVNFWFLSPSVSIIIHGMSKSAQGAAPLYFVAAIFFFAPFVAMYCHSSGFFRLGTRTKAK
- a CDS encoding DNA methyltransferase, producing MSKIVDDLNSFVAYASTLDGDEKGEAQVFCDRLFRAFGHEGYKEAGATLEYRIKKTSSKGTSFADLIWKPRLLIEMKRGGEKLQLHVRQAFDYWVNAVPNRPRYVVLCNFNEFWIYDFDRQLDEPVDRVNLKELPKRYTAFNFLFPVERKPQFNNDRDEVSRQAADKMAELFKRLTRRLKHPVPREQAQRFVLQTVVAMFAEDIDLLPAGMIKGIVDDCLQNKQSSYDLFGGLFHQMNDPNFAKGGRFVGVRYFNGGLFSQINPIELTEFELDLIGNEAKGDQGAALKDWSKVNPAIFGTLFQQSMDAAERHAYGAHFTSEADIQRIVGPTIVKPWRERIDAATTMKQLTTLRRELAEFQVLDAACGSGNFLYVAFRELARLDQLILLRLKALVSHKEFQNQSKQLVAIRPLQFHGIDLDSFGVELAKVSLMIAKKLALDEAIDALAEDDAGEFTKGTGELAFHRDEALPLDNLDENIRCEDALFAKWPKVNAVIGNPPYQSKNKAQKEMEPGYLQKLRQHYPQIDGRSDYCVYWFRKTHDQLAEGQRAGLVGTNTIRQNYTREAGLDYITQNGGTITEAVSSMIWPGDAVVHVSIVNWVKGKQLGKKRLYIQEGNDQQSGWRHADFDKIGASLSFATDVTTAKRISANAQKGCYQGQTHGHEGFLLQPKEAEALLKLHPDYEQVLFPFLIGDDLLGGIPPKPSRFVIDFRELSLPEAQHFKLLLTRVQKMVLPDRQKAADEETARNKQIRAAVPGAKVNKHHANFLKHWWLLSYGRSDMLAVLSGLNRYIACVRVTKRPIFEFISTEISPNDSLQVFAYDDDYSFGLLQSNVHWAWFIERCSTMKADPRYTSNTVFDTFPWPQKPTTKAIEEVAKASRELRKCRNDMRAKRKQSLREIYRTLELPGANPLKDAHAALDQAVRNAYGMGKTIDPLAFLLALNRQLVEAERKGEAIQGPGLPASVKNRAPFISADCLTP